From the Paenibacillus sp. FSL H8-0548 genome, one window contains:
- a CDS encoding helix-turn-helix domain-containing protein produces MWKVMLVDDSYPVLEFLSQLIPWDSLDMHVIGQHQNGLEALEHCKLDMPHLLITDIGMPVMNGLDLIKAVKEIDHRVRVIILSCQDDFQYAQQAIKLSVDEYVLKETMEPETMIELMENVHLQMKQENKERSSQEQLQILMDRNHSSLKASFIRSTVSNPLVDPKRWLAEAQGFGIDLEKQSYLPVLCYANHFREMKQRFQTKELFTYVLESGLYELVDARVRGVTFQYSVNEIILLVPLQGNFGGKAVDEVFLHLRAIQEEFKSDLKMNLSFMISKPAHSPQEIKYNVKELTESKDLRFYAAGKTIYHWSAFRDSNDDIYKNYSKALDEFKQLIAECETDRVKEILHDWEQWIRSHYFKVEEVRGWVIKLLSDIDLKYRSQQQFQYVYSTEALHNTLLELESLEELFIFVQHFIMEKIDYVAKTQHESQRKEVIEAKRYVRTHLSQKITMDEVARMLHLNGSHFSRIFKMETGETFIEFVTRAKMEQAQEYLIQSEKSVEQIAEMVGYENTSYFIKLFKLSSGMSPVEYRRLK; encoded by the coding sequence ATGTGGAAGGTTATGCTGGTTGATGATAGTTATCCCGTACTTGAATTCTTATCACAACTCATTCCTTGGGATTCATTGGATATGCATGTGATAGGCCAACATCAAAACGGCTTGGAAGCGCTGGAGCATTGCAAGCTCGATATGCCTCATCTTCTGATTACGGATATAGGGATGCCAGTGATGAACGGTTTGGATCTGATCAAGGCTGTTAAAGAAATCGATCACCGAGTGCGGGTTATTATTTTGTCATGTCAAGATGATTTTCAATATGCCCAACAAGCCATCAAGCTAAGCGTAGATGAATACGTGTTGAAAGAAACGATGGAGCCTGAAACGATGATCGAGCTGATGGAAAACGTACACTTGCAAATGAAACAAGAAAACAAGGAACGGTCGAGTCAAGAGCAGCTGCAGATCTTGATGGACCGAAATCATTCATCATTAAAGGCAAGCTTTATTCGTTCGACTGTATCAAATCCTCTAGTCGATCCTAAACGATGGCTTGCTGAAGCGCAGGGGTTTGGAATTGATCTGGAAAAGCAGAGCTATTTGCCTGTCCTTTGTTACGCTAATCATTTCCGAGAAATGAAACAACGCTTTCAAACGAAAGAGCTATTTACTTATGTTCTTGAAAGCGGTTTATATGAATTAGTTGATGCAAGGGTGCGCGGAGTGACCTTTCAATATTCAGTCAATGAAATCATTTTGCTAGTTCCTCTGCAAGGAAATTTTGGGGGTAAAGCCGTAGATGAGGTATTTCTTCATTTGCGCGCCATACAAGAGGAGTTTAAATCTGATTTAAAAATGAATCTGTCCTTCATGATTTCTAAACCAGCTCACTCCCCTCAAGAAATCAAATATAATGTGAAGGAATTAACGGAGAGCAAGGACTTGCGTTTTTATGCTGCGGGGAAAACGATTTATCATTGGTCTGCGTTTCGAGACTCTAATGATGATATCTATAAAAATTATTCAAAAGCATTGGATGAATTCAAACAACTCATTGCAGAATGCGAGACTGATCGGGTGAAGGAGATACTACACGACTGGGAGCAATGGATCAGATCGCACTATTTTAAAGTGGAGGAAGTTCGGGGCTGGGTGATTAAGCTTTTGTCCGATATCGACCTGAAGTATCGTTCGCAGCAGCAGTTTCAATATGTTTATTCTACAGAAGCGCTTCATAACACTCTCCTCGAGCTAGAATCGTTGGAAGAGTTGTTTATATTTGTGCAGCATTTTATTATGGAAAAAATCGATTACGTCGCCAAAACACAACACGAAAGTCAAAGAAAAGAAGTCATTGAAGCTAAACGTTATGTGAGAACACATTTGTCACAGAAGATTACGATGGATGAGGTTGCCCGCATGCTTCATCTTAACGGAAGCCACTTCAGCCGGATTTTCAAGATGGAAACAGGAGAGACCTTTATCGAATTTGTCACGCGGGCCAAGATGGAGCAGGCACAGGAGTATTTGATACAATCCGAAAAAAGTGTAGAACAGATTGCCGAAATGGTGGGCTATGAGAATACAAGCTATTTCATCAAATTGTTTAAATTATCGTCGGGAATGTCTCCGGTTGAATATCGAAGGCTGAAGTAA
- a CDS encoding AraC family transcriptional regulator, protein MKSVAPYPEKIRFSYINNRAINSVFHSHNFYEVYYFHSGKCNYLIGDKIYELVPGDLILLNGMTLHCANIDPEVEYVRSIIHFEPAELQGFMEPLYSLNILQPFQELNNYRIRLLGQEKKEFEEILLRMHERLAQKDPIGYSRFRLAFVDLLHLIYEYCQKPLKDRGELPSQKAMTVQSIISFLENNYMEDIHLEQLQEHLHMSKFYLSKLFKEVTGITIFDFLYRRRINQAKILFLLQKKLTVTDVCYRVGFKHLAHFSRVFKKQTGVTPEQYKKSKHEA, encoded by the coding sequence ATGAAATCTGTTGCACCTTACCCAGAAAAGATCCGTTTCAGTTATATCAACAACAGAGCAATCAATTCCGTTTTTCACTCTCATAATTTCTACGAAGTCTATTATTTTCATAGCGGAAAGTGCAATTATTTAATTGGCGATAAAATTTACGAGCTGGTACCGGGCGATCTTATCCTATTGAACGGTATGACGCTGCATTGCGCGAATATCGACCCCGAAGTCGAGTATGTTCGCTCGATCATTCATTTTGAACCTGCGGAGCTGCAGGGATTCATGGAACCGCTCTACTCATTAAATATTTTGCAGCCGTTTCAGGAATTGAATAATTACCGGATTCGCTTACTGGGCCAAGAGAAAAAAGAATTCGAAGAAATACTGCTGCGCATGCACGAACGATTAGCTCAGAAAGATCCTATCGGCTATAGCCGGTTCCGTCTGGCCTTTGTCGATCTGCTGCATCTCATTTACGAATACTGCCAAAAACCGCTTAAAGATCGTGGAGAGCTTCCATCACAAAAGGCGATGACGGTGCAAAGCATCATTTCGTTTCTCGAGAACAACTATATGGAGGACATCCACTTAGAGCAGCTTCAAGAACACCTGCATATGAGTAAATTTTATTTATCCAAATTGTTTAAAGAAGTAACCGGTATTACCATATTCGATTTTCTGTACAGGCGTCGTATCAATCAAGCGAAAATTTTGTTCCTTCTGCAAAAAAAGCTGACCGTCACAGATGTTTGCTATAGGGTCGGATTCAAGCATCTCGCCCATTTTAGCCGTGTATTCAAGAAGCAGACCGGCGTTACGCCGGAACAGTACAAGAAGTCGAAGCACGAAGCTTAG
- a CDS encoding sugar phosphate isomerase/epimerase gives MRIAAQLYTLRDFLKTPEDIASSLKKVKQIGYHAIQASGLGPIGDKELKEIADREQLTICATHIPFADLTGNLDAVIEKHKIWDCKYVGLGAMPLEYRSSKEGYSAFAKEATEIGKKLNQAGLRFFYHNHEFEFAKFDGKTGMDILMEETDKEAVDFLIDLFWVQAGGADPIEWLHKLKGRMTLVHLKDFAVTSDRERRFAEVGEGNMNYPSILEACERVGIEWAPVEQDNCYGRDPFESLAISFNNLIELGAKA, from the coding sequence ATGAGAATAGCAGCACAGCTTTACACACTTAGAGATTTTTTGAAAACCCCCGAGGATATTGCAAGCAGTCTAAAAAAAGTTAAACAAATTGGATATCATGCCATTCAAGCTTCTGGTCTGGGCCCTATTGGCGATAAGGAATTGAAAGAAATTGCGGATCGGGAGCAGTTGACAATCTGTGCGACTCATATTCCATTCGCAGACTTAACTGGCAATCTGGATGCTGTCATTGAAAAGCATAAGATTTGGGACTGCAAATATGTAGGATTAGGTGCTATGCCGCTAGAATACCGCAGCAGCAAGGAAGGCTATTCCGCTTTTGCCAAAGAAGCGACGGAAATTGGAAAAAAGCTAAACCAGGCAGGACTGCGTTTTTTTTACCATAACCATGAGTTCGAGTTTGCAAAATTTGATGGAAAAACCGGAATGGACATCCTTATGGAGGAGACGGATAAGGAAGCTGTAGACTTCCTAATCGACCTATTTTGGGTTCAAGCGGGCGGAGCGGATCCGATAGAATGGCTTCACAAGCTTAAAGGGCGCATGACACTCGTACACTTAAAGGATTTTGCAGTAACTAGTGACAGAGAGCGCCGCTTTGCCGAGGTCGGAGAAGGAAACATGAATTATCCTTCAATATTAGAGGCCTGTGAACGTGTTGGAATAGAATGGGCCCCCGTTGAACAAGACAATTGTTACGGACGCGATCCTTTTGAAAGCTTGGCAATCAGCTTTAATAATTTGATAGAGCTCGGCGCAAAGGCTTAA
- a CDS encoding Gfo/Idh/MocA family oxidoreductase: MTKLRIGIIGLGNMGVKHATYLIQNEVQNAELTAICDNAPERLKWAKQQWGDKVLLFNDIDVFLSSGSFDGVLIATPHYSHPSLAIKALEKDLHVMIEKPAGVYTKEVRRMNEVAAKSSKVFSIMYNQRTNPLYAKLKDLISSGELGEVRRTNWIITNWYRSQSYYDSGDWRATWEGEGGGVLINQDPHQLDLWQWTTGLKPKRIRAFCYFGKNRDIEVEDDVTAFVEYENGATGVFVTTTGEAPGTNRFEVTGDRGKIVVENDQLTFWRLRESEAEFNRTFTGGFGQPECWKCDIPIENKPHGHKELTQNWVNAIVKGTPLLAPGEEGINGLTLSNAMLLSTWTDNWVDTPIDEDLFYELLQEKIQQSSKAKKTGNNQTLDVVGSH, encoded by the coding sequence ATCACTAAATTACGTATTGGCATCATCGGTCTTGGGAATATGGGTGTGAAACACGCCACGTATTTGATTCAAAATGAAGTGCAGAATGCAGAGCTTACAGCTATATGCGATAACGCTCCCGAACGTTTGAAGTGGGCTAAGCAGCAATGGGGCGATAAGGTTCTTTTGTTCAACGACATAGATGTATTTTTAAGCAGCGGCAGCTTTGACGGAGTACTTATCGCTACCCCACACTACAGTCACCCGTCACTCGCAATTAAGGCTTTAGAGAAAGATCTGCATGTCATGATTGAAAAGCCTGCTGGGGTCTATACGAAGGAAGTTCGGAGGATGAACGAAGTTGCAGCCAAGTCTAGCAAAGTGTTCAGCATTATGTATAATCAGCGCACTAATCCGCTTTATGCCAAGCTGAAGGACTTGATTTCGTCTGGAGAGCTTGGAGAAGTACGCCGGACAAACTGGATCATCACGAACTGGTACCGCTCACAAAGCTATTACGATTCGGGTGACTGGCGCGCGACATGGGAAGGAGAAGGCGGCGGGGTACTCATCAACCAGGATCCGCATCAGCTCGACCTTTGGCAGTGGACAACAGGGCTTAAGCCTAAACGCATCCGGGCATTCTGCTATTTCGGTAAAAACCGTGACATTGAAGTGGAAGACGATGTCACCGCATTTGTAGAGTACGAGAATGGAGCCACTGGCGTGTTCGTAACGACAACTGGCGAGGCTCCGGGAACCAATCGTTTTGAAGTGACGGGAGACCGCGGTAAAATCGTGGTCGAAAACGATCAACTGACGTTTTGGCGCTTACGTGAGTCGGAAGCTGAATTTAACCGAACGTTTACGGGAGGTTTTGGACAGCCGGAATGCTGGAAATGTGATATTCCGATTGAAAATAAACCCCATGGCCACAAAGAGCTTACACAGAACTGGGTAAATGCCATTGTGAAAGGAACACCGCTGCTTGCTCCCGGTGAAGAAGGCATCAATGGCCTGACTCTCTCCAATGCCATGCTGCTTTCGACCTGGACTGACAATTGGGTGGATACACCTATCGATGAAGATTTGTTTTATGAGCTGCTGCAGGAAAAAATCCAACAATCTTCAAAAGCCAAAAAAACCGGTAATAATCAAACGCTTGACGTGGTTGGTTCACATTAA
- a CDS encoding ABC transporter ATP-binding protein gives MIVTESKAIQAKRNSAPKADKIKPPSPISRLKPFLLKRKAVLAGSIATGVVATLMGLIPYWVIYRICMGLTNGSLLGDLAQLLALAGTALFAIALKGLLTALSTNWTHRVAYDVVYEVRMALADKLAKLPLGYFDRTDSGKIKHTLNEDVEQLEEGLAHLLPDITASTALPILSFAIMFAMDWRMGLAVLAFIGVTVGGYSLVMTYLKPLQAGYGKAGAAVSSAILTYVYGMKVIRAFSRTELAFESYAKAVREFSETSSRIESKGMPAKTIAVLLSRTTLLIVVPSGIWLIAQEQLTVPVLIFFILMSLGVGTALFKMLRSSGMTAFRLAASLKNVSKMLEEPEMASADRPQTPKDATIRFQDVTFAYNKKAVLSDVSLEIPAGTMTALVGPSGAGKTTIARLLPRFWDTDGGSVTIGGVDVREMSEEQLMSLVSFVFQGAYLFQGTIMDNIRLGKPAATDEEVMAAAQRAGCHAFIEQLPRGYHTAVGEGGMALSGGQRQRISLIRAILKDAPIIVLDEATALVDPENEARIQDALAGLLHPADGEPKTILAIAHRLGTVVHADQIAVIDEGSVSAVGTHGELLKSSELYRRLWEAYEAGTEDLEEDQPAPGAVVETAMSASDSPLRAEAGAETAADSQPFGVKQGGSKPASDDPHWHLSEMSELRQSLLLAGEKGNQLRGALVFSFFENVFTALGSIAVVAVLYYLLAGQLDEAWRAVGWMALMFVGQALFYFLTNKWSFPLFGHFLTHIRLYLGDRLRKVPYGFFLQKDASVLESRVKTDAGSYIYVPSIVIGLIKACVIPPLILIAMLWIDWRLALVSLAGVPLSVVSAWLAERKLKGIMQKLSLARQAANSRILEYIRGIAVIRSFGLAGSRMQSYEETIRKYRDASIAINRGLTPYTAVYNISFELGLALVLIVGGVFAGQGTLEPASFMVFLVLAICFYEPLPLMDYALFKRMFATTVHHMNDIIQVEDMPLLSSERRPMQGSQIAFRDVTFGYGDKPVLSGLNLVIPEKGTTALVGPSGGGKTTLLHLIARFWDVQQGAVTIGGADVRGMNSDELMQQLAFVFQDVYLFNDTVANNIRYGNPDASMEQVEDAARKARCHDFIIKLQDGYDTVVGEGGGLLSGGQRQRISIARAILKDAPIILLDEATSSVDPDNERYIQEAFAELARDKTVVIIAHRLHTVRRADHIVVIDDGRAVQSGTHKELLASGGIYRRFWEERRRAQGWALRRTPEEVKA, from the coding sequence GTGATCGTCACGGAATCTAAAGCGATACAAGCCAAACGAAATTCGGCGCCGAAGGCCGATAAAATCAAACCGCCTTCCCCCATATCCCGCTTAAAACCTTTCCTGCTCAAGCGGAAAGCGGTGCTGGCCGGCTCGATTGCGACGGGCGTTGTTGCTACCCTGATGGGTCTTATTCCTTACTGGGTCATCTATCGGATCTGCATGGGGCTGACGAACGGCAGCTTGCTCGGCGATCTAGCGCAATTGCTCGCGCTTGCTGGGACGGCTTTGTTTGCGATTGCGCTCAAAGGGCTGCTGACGGCGTTGTCGACAAATTGGACGCATCGCGTCGCCTACGACGTGGTGTATGAGGTCCGCATGGCCTTGGCGGATAAGCTGGCCAAGCTGCCGCTCGGCTACTTCGATCGGACGGACAGCGGTAAGATCAAGCACACGTTGAATGAAGACGTGGAGCAATTGGAGGAAGGCCTTGCCCATCTGCTGCCGGACATTACGGCAAGCACGGCCTTGCCGATACTCTCCTTTGCCATCATGTTTGCGATGGATTGGCGGATGGGGCTGGCCGTGCTCGCTTTCATCGGTGTAACGGTGGGCGGTTACTCACTGGTGATGACCTATTTGAAACCGCTGCAAGCCGGATACGGCAAGGCTGGGGCGGCGGTCAGCAGCGCTATTCTTACTTATGTATATGGAATGAAGGTCATTCGCGCCTTCTCCCGCACCGAGTTGGCATTCGAGAGCTATGCGAAAGCGGTACGTGAATTTTCGGAGACCTCTTCCCGAATCGAAAGCAAGGGGATGCCGGCCAAAACGATTGCAGTGCTGCTCTCGCGGACGACGCTGCTGATTGTTGTTCCTTCAGGAATATGGTTGATCGCGCAGGAGCAGCTTACGGTTCCTGTACTTATCTTTTTTATCCTCATGTCTTTAGGCGTGGGGACGGCTTTATTCAAAATGCTCCGTTCGAGCGGCATGACGGCCTTTCGTTTGGCTGCATCGCTCAAAAATGTTAGCAAGATGCTGGAGGAACCGGAAATGGCGTCGGCCGATCGGCCGCAGACACCAAAGGATGCGACCATCCGGTTTCAGGATGTGACCTTTGCGTACAACAAGAAAGCGGTGCTTAGCGATGTATCGTTGGAAATTCCCGCGGGAACTATGACAGCGCTGGTGGGTCCATCCGGAGCGGGGAAAACGACGATAGCCCGCTTGCTGCCCCGTTTCTGGGATACGGACGGCGGCAGCGTGACCATTGGCGGCGTTGATGTGCGAGAGATGAGCGAAGAGCAGTTGATGTCGCTCGTATCGTTTGTGTTTCAGGGCGCTTACTTGTTCCAGGGAACCATCATGGATAATATCCGGCTCGGCAAGCCTGCCGCTACGGACGAGGAGGTCATGGCTGCGGCCCAGCGGGCTGGCTGTCATGCGTTCATCGAACAATTGCCGCGAGGCTATCATACCGCTGTCGGTGAAGGCGGCATGGCGCTCAGCGGCGGCCAGCGGCAGCGGATCAGTCTCATTCGCGCCATACTGAAAGATGCGCCAATTATCGTGCTGGACGAGGCGACAGCGCTTGTTGATCCGGAGAACGAAGCCCGCATTCAGGATGCGCTGGCAGGGCTGCTTCATCCTGCCGACGGCGAACCCAAGACGATTCTTGCGATCGCCCATCGGCTTGGCACCGTGGTGCATGCCGACCAAATTGCCGTCATTGACGAGGGGAGTGTCTCGGCTGTCGGGACACACGGGGAACTGCTGAAGAGCAGCGAACTGTATCGCCGCCTTTGGGAGGCATATGAGGCTGGGACAGAGGATTTAGAAGAAGATCAGCCTGCTCCAGGCGCAGTGGTTGAAACAGCGATGTCCGCCTCGGATTCGCCGTTGCGGGCCGAGGCGGGTGCTGAGACGGCTGCGGATTCGCAGCCATTCGGCGTCAAGCAGGGCGGAAGCAAACCGGCGTCAGACGATCCTCACTGGCATTTGAGTGAGATGTCTGAGCTTCGGCAATCGCTGCTGCTGGCAGGCGAGAAGGGTAATCAGCTGCGAGGTGCGCTCGTTTTTTCCTTTTTTGAGAACGTGTTTACTGCGCTTGGATCGATTGCAGTGGTCGCCGTCTTGTATTATTTACTTGCCGGTCAACTCGACGAGGCGTGGCGCGCGGTGGGTTGGATGGCGTTGATGTTTGTCGGTCAAGCGCTGTTTTATTTCCTGACGAATAAATGGTCTTTTCCATTGTTCGGCCATTTTCTGACGCATATTCGTCTGTATTTGGGTGACCGGCTGCGCAAGGTGCCTTATGGCTTTTTCCTGCAAAAGGATGCTTCGGTCCTGGAATCGCGGGTGAAAACCGACGCAGGCAGCTACATCTATGTGCCTTCCATCGTCATCGGCTTGATTAAGGCTTGCGTCATTCCGCCGCTGATTCTAATTGCGATGTTGTGGATTGATTGGCGGCTTGCATTGGTTTCGTTGGCAGGGGTGCCGCTCAGCGTTGTCTCGGCATGGCTTGCGGAACGGAAGCTGAAGGGAATTATGCAGAAGCTGTCGCTTGCACGACAGGCAGCCAACAGCCGAATTTTGGAGTATATTCGCGGCATAGCTGTCATCCGTTCCTTCGGACTGGCCGGTAGCCGGATGCAAAGCTATGAGGAAACGATTCGAAAATACAGAGATGCCAGTATTGCGATTAATCGGGGGCTGACTCCGTATACGGCCGTATACAATATTTCGTTCGAGCTGGGCTTGGCGCTGGTCTTGATCGTCGGCGGGGTGTTCGCGGGGCAAGGTACGCTTGAACCGGCCAGCTTCATGGTGTTCCTTGTATTGGCCATTTGCTTCTATGAGCCTTTGCCGCTGATGGATTATGCCCTGTTTAAGCGCATGTTCGCGACGACGGTGCACCATATGAACGATATTATCCAGGTCGAGGATATGCCGCTTCTGTCGTCGGAACGCCGGCCGATGCAAGGCTCCCAGATTGCGTTCCGCGACGTGACCTTCGGCTACGGAGATAAGCCGGTGCTGAGCGGCCTGAATCTGGTCATCCCGGAGAAGGGGACGACGGCGCTTGTCGGGCCTTCGGGCGGGGGCAAGACGACGCTGCTGCATTTGATTGCACGCTTCTGGGATGTGCAGCAGGGCGCAGTGACGATCGGCGGCGCGGATGTACGCGGCATGAATTCCGATGAATTGATGCAGCAACTGGCTTTTGTGTTCCAGGACGTGTATCTGTTCAACGACACGGTGGCGAACAATATTCGATACGGCAATCCGGACGCCAGTATGGAGCAGGTGGAGGATGCGGCCCGCAAAGCCCGCTGTCACGATTTTATTATAAAGCTGCAGGACGGCTATGATACGGTGGTGGGTGAAGGTGGTGGGCTGCTGTCTGGCGGTCAGCGCCAGCGCATCTCGATTGCACGGGCAATACTCAAGGACGCGCCGATTATTTTGCTGGATGAAGCGACATCCAGCGTCGATCCGGACAACGAACGGTACATTCAGGAGGCGTTCGCGGAGCTGGCCCGCGACAAAACAGTCGTCATTATCGCCCATCGGCTGCATACCGTTCGTCGTGCCGACCATATCGTCGTGATCGACGACGGCAGGGCGGTGCAGTCGGGCACGCATAAGGAACTGCTCGCGAGCGGCGGCATTTACCGCCGTTTCTGGGAAGAGCGTCGCAGAGCCCAAGGATGGGCGCTGCGCAGAACGCCTGAAGAAGTTAAAGCTTAG
- a CDS encoding response regulator: MIRVMLIDDEEDALDLLEILLRQIGHVKVVGRYVNPIQALEALSQFPIDGVDAVFLDNQMPGMRGTEVARTIRKTRPQMPIVFTTAYAEYAVEAFEIQSTDYLLKPFTIKRLQKAVALIKPHVSEAAVQARPKDGTFPHIQFFGGFHIQLSDNKEKRLAWKTKKEKELCAFLLHYEGRPVNTASIIEALWPEYDLNKAKTYLYTCMSYLRKSLTDNNIPISIQKADQGFVSELNGITSDVMEFETLLNSMISDERYDERMYDKMNAMYKGPYMEACDFKWADVRQMKINASYIRALRKWHEYFYKNANTALALDSMQRLLSIEPDSEADGRKLIKLHLEMGNRNEALHVYLQLEQAVRVQLGAALEEATLLLYRQAINQ, from the coding sequence ATGATTCGTGTAATGCTCATAGATGATGAAGAGGATGCGCTCGATTTATTGGAAATATTGCTTAGGCAAATTGGACATGTAAAGGTCGTCGGAAGATATGTCAATCCGATTCAAGCGCTTGAAGCTTTGAGCCAATTTCCCATTGATGGGGTTGACGCTGTGTTTCTCGATAACCAGATGCCTGGCATGCGGGGGACGGAAGTGGCGAGAACAATCAGGAAAACGCGCCCCCAAATGCCCATTGTATTTACAACGGCATATGCAGAGTATGCAGTCGAAGCATTTGAGATTCAATCGACTGATTATTTGTTGAAGCCATTTACGATAAAGCGATTGCAAAAAGCGGTTGCTCTTATAAAACCACATGTATCTGAAGCTGCTGTTCAGGCCCGTCCGAAGGACGGCACATTCCCTCATATCCAATTTTTTGGAGGCTTCCACATTCAGTTATCGGATAATAAGGAAAAAAGGCTTGCATGGAAAACGAAGAAGGAAAAGGAGCTTTGCGCATTTCTGCTCCATTATGAAGGACGGCCTGTGAATACGGCTTCAATTATTGAAGCGTTATGGCCGGAGTATGATCTGAACAAAGCGAAAACCTATTTGTACACATGCATGTCTTATTTAAGAAAGAGCTTGACCGATAACAACATCCCGATCAGCATACAGAAGGCTGACCAAGGCTTTGTCTCTGAATTGAATGGCATAACGTCCGATGTGATGGAATTCGAGACGCTGCTGAACAGTATGATATCCGATGAGAGATATGATGAACGAATGTATGACAAGATGAACGCCATGTATAAGGGACCTTACATGGAGGCTTGCGATTTCAAATGGGCGGATGTCAGACAGATGAAAATAAACGCCTCGTATATTCGCGCGCTTCGCAAATGGCATGAATATTTTTATAAGAATGCCAATACGGCGCTTGCGCTCGACAGCATGCAGCGGCTTCTGTCAATTGAGCCTGATTCAGAGGCGGACGGGCGCAAGCTGATTAAGCTGCATCTGGAGATGGGCAATCGCAATGAGGCGCTGCATGTATACTTGCAATTGGAACAAGCTGTGCGTGTTCAACTGGGCGCCGCGCTGGAGGAAGCGACGCTTCTTCTGTATCGGCAAGCTATTAATCAATAA